A region of the Thermoanaerobaculum aquaticum genome:
GATTTGGTGGAGTTGGAGGTCCGGGAGCTCTTGAGCCAGTACGATTTTCCCGGGGATGAGGTGCCGGTGATTCGCGGGAGTGCCTTGAAGGCTGGGCTTGCGGACTCGCCGGATCATCCGGATGCGAAGTGCATATGGGATTTGATTCAGGCTTTGGATGATTACGTGCCGGAGCCGGTGAGGGACATTGACAAGCCGTTCTTGATGCCCATTGAGGATGTGTTTTCGATTTCGGGGCGCGGGACGGTGGTGACGGGGCGAGTGGAGCGAGGGATTGTGAAGGTTGGGGATGAGGTGGAGATTGTCGGGTTTCGGCCGACGTTTAAGCGGGTGGTGACGGGTGTGGAGATGTTCCGGAAGCTGTTGGACCAGGGGCAAGCTGGGGACAACATTGGGATCTTGCTGCGGGGAACGGAGAAGCATGAGGTGGAGCGGGGCCAGGTGGTGGCGAAGCCTGGGAGCATTACGCCGCATGTGAAGTTCAAGGGGCAGGTGTACGTTTTGACGAAGGAGGAAGGGGGGCGGCACACGCCGTTCTTTAACGGGTACCGGCCGCAGTTTTACTTCCGGACGACGGATGTGACGGGGAGTGTGAAGTTGCCGGCGGGTGTAGAGATGGTGATGCCTGGGGACAACGTGGAGATCGAGGTGGAGTTGATCACGCCCATTGCGTTGGAGCAGGGTCTTCGTTTTGCCATCCGCGAAGGCGGCCGAACCGTCGGCGCCGGCACCGTGACCGAGATTGTGGAGTAAGACCATGGTCAAGGAAAGAATCCGCATTCGCCTTAAGGCCTACGATTACCGCTTGCTGGACCAGTCCACGGCGGAAATCGTGGACACCGCAAAGAGGACGGGAGCTGCGGTTTCCGGTCCCATACCGCTGCCAACCCAAATTCAGCGCTTCACGGTGTTGCGTTCGCCCCACGTGGACAAGAAATCCCGGGAGCAGTTCGAGATCCGAACCCACAAGCGCCTTTTGGACATCCTCGATCCCACCCAGCAAACCGTGGATGCGCTGATGAAGCTTGAGCTCCCGGCCGGTGTGGACGTGGAGATCAAGGCTTTCGGCGGGAAGAAGTGAGGGGGAAGCCATGGTGCGCGGGATTTTAGGCAGAAAGCTTGGGATGACGCAGATCTTCGATGAAAACGGCGAGCTGGTGCCCGTGACCGTGGTGCAGGCGGGACCCTGTGTGGTGGTCCAGGTTAAAACCCAAGCCAACGACGGCTACGATGCCGCTCAAATTGGCTTGGTGGAAGGCAAGCCGCCGCGGCACGTGCCGAAGCCTTTGGTGGGGCACTTTGCCAAGGCCCAGGTTCCGCCCACCCGCGTTTTGCGCGAGGTTCCGGTGGACGCTACAGCCGAAGTGAAGCCGGGGATGACCGTCCTTTGCGACATCTTTGCCCCGGGCGATGTGATCCGCGTGGTGGGGACCTCCAAGGGTAAGGGCTTCCAGGGGGCGGTGCGACGGCACCACTTCCGTGGTGGTGCGGCCTCTCACGGCTCCATGTTCCACCGGGCTCCCGGTTCCATTGGACCTTCGGCGTTCCCTTCCCGGGTCTTCCCTGGAACCAGGATGGCCGGTCGCATGGGCGGTGACACCGTAACCCTCAAGCGGGTGAAGGTGGTGAAGGTGGACGTGGAAAACAACCTGCTGTTCCTCAAAGGCGCGGTGCCGGGCGGCCGCAAGGCTTTGGTGCGCCTGGTGAAGGCGTGAGGGAGGCAAAGCTCATGAAACTGCCGGTTCGTAACTGGGAAAACAACGTCGTGGGCGAGGTGGAGGTGCCCGACGAGATCTTCGCGTACCCTCCCAGGCCGCACCTGGTGTGGGAGGTGGTCAAGGCTTACCTGGCCGGGCTGCGCCGTGGGACCCACGCCACCAAGACCCGGGGTATGGTTTCCGGTGGTGGCAAGAAGCCGTGGCGGCAAAAGGGCACAGGGCGCGCGCGCCATGGCTCCATCCGCTCGCCCCTTTGGCGGCACGGTGGAACGGTTTTTGGTCCCCAGCCTCGCGACTACACGCTGAAGGTCAACGTCAAAGCCAAGAAGAACGCGTTGAAGTCGGTGCTCTCCGAACGGCTGGCGCAGGGGCGGCTGCACGTTTTGGCCGATCTTGAGGTGCCGTCCCCCAAGACCAAGGAAATGGTGGCGCGGCTTTCCAAGCTGGGTTTGGCCGGGGAGAAGGTGCTGTTTGTGGATAGCTACGACAACCTGAACCTTCTTCTCGCTACCCGCAACCGTCCGGAGTTGGCCACCGAGGATGCGGGCCACGTGCACGTGTACGAGGTTTTGAACGCCAAACACGTGGTGTTCTCGCAGAAGGCCTTGCTGGCCTTGACGGAGGTGTTGGCCCAATGAAAGACCCGCGCGAGATTATCGTTCGTCCGCTCATTACCGAGAAGACCTCGGCCTTGCAGGAGCAGGCCAACGTCCTTTGCTTTGAGGTGGCGCCGGAGGCCAACAAGATCGAAATCCGGCAGGCGGTGGAAAAGCTCTTTGGGGTCAAGGTGGTCTCGGTGCAGGTCGTCAACATGCGCGGCAAGCTGCGGCGCTACGGGCGCTTTTCGGGGTTCAGGCCCGACTGGCGCAAGGCTTACGTGCGTTTGGCTCCGGGCGAAAAGGCCCCGGAGTTCTTCGAGAAGGTGTGAGGGGGTGAGGTATGGCACTGCGCAGCTTTAAGCCCACATCGCCCGGTATCAGGTTCAAAACGGTTCTGGACTTTTCGGAAATCACCAAGGTCGAACCGGAAAAGAGCCTCACCCACGGCATTACCCGCTCCGGGGGCCGGAACAACGAGGGGCATGAAACGGTTCGTTTCCGGGGGGGTGGTCACAAGCGCCTTTACCGCATCATTGACTTCAAGCGGGACAAGCGCAACATCCCGGCGAAGGTGGCGGCCATTGAGTATGACCCCAACCGCTCGGCGCGTATTGCCCTTCTCCACTACGCTGACGGTGAAAAGCGGTACATCCTGGCGCCCCTGGGTCTTAAGGTTGGGGATTCGGTGATTGCCGCCGAAAAGGCGGAAATTGTCCCCGGCAACGCCCTGCCTTTGGCCAACATCCCGGTGGGTGCCATGGTTCACAACGTGGAGCTGAAGCCAGGGCATGGCGGGCAACTGGTACGGGCCGCGGGTGCAGCGGCCCAGGTGATGGCGAAGGAAGGTAAGTACGTGACCTTGCGCTTGCCTTCGGGCGAAATGCGCATGGTGCTGGCCACCTGCTGGGCTACGGTGGGGCAGGTGGGCAACCTGGACCATGCCAACGTTTCCATTGGCAAAGCTGGGCGCACGCGGTGGCTTGGCCGCCGTCCCCACGTTCGTGGCACAGCCATGAACCCGGTGGATCACCCCCACGGTGGTGGCGAGGGGCGAACCAAAGGTGGGCGTCACCCCGTTTCTCCTTGGGGACAACCTACCAAGGGTTACAAGACCCGGCGCAACAAGCGCACGGATCGGTTTATCGTGAAGCGGCGGAAGTAGGAGGGGCACGATGGCACGTTCAATCAAAAAAGGTCCCTTTGTGGACAATTACCTGCTCAGTAAGGTGCAAAAGCTCAACGAAACCCGTCAGCGGCAGGTCATCAAGACGTACTCCCGTCGCTCCACGATCGTGCCGGAGATGGTGGGGCACACCATTGCCGTGCACAACGGGCAAAAGTTCATTCCGGTGTTTATCACAGAAAACATGGTGGGGCACAAGTTGGGCGAGTTTGCCCTGACCCGCACGTTCCGGGGACACGCGGGCACCAAGAAAGAGAAGGGCGCGGCTCACTGATGGGGGGTGCCATGGAAGCAAAAGCGCAACTCCGTTATTACCGAGGCTCGGCACAAAAAGTGCGGTTGGTAGCCGATCTCATCCGTGGCCAGCAGGTGACCAAGGCCTTGGCCACCCTGCGCCTCACCAAGAAGCGCTGCGCTCGAGACCTGGAAAAGCTGCTGCGCTCAGCGGTGGCGAACTTCGAGCAGAAGAGCCCGGGTGTGGACTCGGGTCGTTTGGTGATCCGGCGGGTGCAGGTGGACCAGGGGCCCAGCTGGAAGCGCTTCCGCGCCGGCTCTATGGGCCGGGCGTTTCCCAGGCTGCGACGCACCTGCCATATCGTTTTGGAAGTTGCGGATTTGCAAGGCTAGGAGGTTAATGTGGGCCAGAAGACACACCCCTACGGTTTCCGCTTAGGTTACAACCGCACCTGGCGGTCGCGCTGGTATGCGGAGAAGGACTACGCCAAATTGTTGCACGAGGATTTACGGCTGCGCAAGGAGCTCAAAGAGCGCCTTGCCCACGCCGGTGTGGCGGAGGTGGATATCGAGCGCACGGCCAACCGCATCCGCGTGACCATCATGGCGGCGCGGCCGGGGATCATCATCGGGCGCAAGGGTGCGGAGGTGGATAAGCTGGGCGAGGAGCTGCGCAAGCGCTACGGCCAGGATATCCACATCAACATCCAGGAGATCCAGCGGCCAGAAATCGAGGCGCAGCTCATCGCTGAGTCGGTGGCCCAGCAGCTGGTGCGGCGGGTTACGTTCCGGCGGGCCATGCGGCGGGCCATGGAAAACGCCTTGCGTTTTGGCGCCCAGGGTGTCAGAATCCGGTGCTCCGGGCGCTTGAACGGCGCCGAAATCGCCCGGTCCGAGTGGTACCAGGAGGGGCGGCTTCCTCTGCAAACGCTGAAAGCGGCCATTGATTACGGGTTTGCAGAGGCCTTTACCACGTACGGTGTGATTGGCGTTAAGGTTTGGGTTTACAAAGGCGAGCTACACCGCTCACGCGTGTTTCGCCGCCTGTAGGAAACGCGAGGTGCTGCCATGTTGATGCCGAAGAAGGTCAAGTTCCGGAAGCAGCAGCGGGGCCGCCGCCGGGGCATCGCCACCCGTGGCAACACGGTGGCCTTTGGTGACTACGGCTTGCAGGCCCTGGAGCCGGGCTGGATTACCGCCCGTCAAATTGAGGCGGCGCGTATTGCCATGACCCGGTACGTGAAGCGCGGTGGGAAGATCTGGATTCGCATTTTCCCTGACAAGCCGGTCACCAAGAAGCCCCTGGAAACCCGTATGGGAAAGGGTAAGGGGGCGCCGGAGGAGTGGGTGGCGGTGGTCAAGCCGGCGCGCATCCTCTACGAGATGGAAGGGGTAAGCGAGGAGGTGGCCCGCGAAGCGATGCGGCTGGCTGCCCACAAGCTTCCTATTAAGACTCGCTTTGTGGTACGGGGGCATGTGCGATGAAGGCCAAACAGCTGCGTGACCAATCCATTGAGGAGCTGCGGCGCACCGAGGCGGACCTTTTGGAGCAGCTCTTCAAGCTGCGTTTCCAGCGGGCCACGGGGCAAATGGAAAACCCCGGCAAGATCCGCCAGGTGCGGCGGGACATTGCCCGCGTGAAGACCGTGTTGCTGCAGCGATTGCGGGAAGTGGAGTAGCGTATGGAAAACCGTGGAGAATCGCGGAAGACCGTTAAAGTCGGTACGGTGGTATCGCTGGCTGGGGCCAAAAGCGTGGTGGTGCAGGTGGAGAGCATGGTCATGCACCCGCTGTACCACCGGTTCGTGAAGCGCTCTCGCAAGTTCATGGCCCACGACGAGAACGGCGAATGCGGGCTGGGCGATAAGGTGCAAATCGTGGAGTGCCGGCCCTTGTCCCGGCGCAAGCGCTTTCGCGTGCAGCGGGTCATTGAGCGGGCGAAGTAAGGGGGGTGAGCCATGATCCAAATGCGAACGATGCTCAACGTGGCGGATAACTCGGGAGCTAAGAAGCTCATGGCCATTCGCCATTTGGGCGGCTCATCGGTGGGTCGTTACGCCAAACTCGGGGACATCGTGGTGTGCTCGGTGAAAGAAGCGGCCCCTGACTCAGACATCAAAAAGGGCTCGGTGGTGAAGGCGGTTATCGTGCGCATGCGGCGCACCCACCGCCGCAAGGACGGCTCGTACATCCGCTTCGACGACAACGCTGCGGTGCTCATCAACAACCAACGGGAACCCATTGGCACCCGCGTGTTCGGGCCGGTGGCCAGGGAGCTCAGGGAGCGCCGCTTCATGAAGATCGTGTCCCTTGCCCCCGAGGTCCTGTAGGAGGCAACTATGGGCGGGTTCAAGATCAAGAAGGGTGACCAGGTGCTGGTGATTGCCGGCAAGGACCGCGGGAAGAAGGGAAAGGTCCTGCGGGTGGACCGCCAGCGGGGGCGAGTGGTGGTGGAACACGTGAACATGATCAAGAGGCACACCCGTCCCAACCCGCGGGCCGGGGTGCAGGGTGGCATCGTGGAGCGGGAAGCCCCCATCCACATTTCCAACGTGATGGTCATTTCCCCGGACTCGGGTCGCCCGAGCCGGGTGGGGATTAAGGTGCTCGAGGACGGCCGCCGCGTGCGGTATGCCAAGGTAGATGGCGCGATTCTCGACCAATAAAGGGAGGGTACGGTGGCGCGCTTAAAGGAGAAGTACGAAAAGGAAGTGGTTCCCAAGCTCGTTGCCGAGTTTGGGATTAAAAACCCCATGGCGGTCCCCAGGATCGTCAAGGTGGTCTGCAACATTGGCATTGGGGAGGCGTCCCGCCAGCCCAAGCTGATGGAGCAGGCCCTGGAGGAGTTGGCGGCGATCACCGGCCAAAAGCCGGTGGTGCGCAAGGCCCGCAAGTCCATCGCCCAGTTCAAGCTGCGGGTGGGCATGCAGGTGGGCTGCATGGTGACGTTGCGGCGGGAGCGCATGTACGAGTTTCTGGATCGCTTGCTCAACATTGCCCTGCCCCGTGTGCGCGACTTCCGCGGTCTTTCACCCCGCGGTTTCGATGGGCGCGGGAACTACACCTTGGGGATCAAGGACCACCTGATCTTTCCCGAGGTGGACTACACCAAAGTGGAACGACCCAAGGGCATGAACGTAACGGTGGTGACAACGGCCGAAACGGATGACCAGGCTCGGTTCTTGCTGGCCGAGCTCGGCTTCCCCTTCGCCAAGAGTTAGGAGGCAGGAAGTGGCACGGACGTGTTTTTTTGCCAAGGCCGCGAGGAAGCCCAAGTTTAAGGTGCGGCACCGCAACCGCTGCAAGCTCTGCGGGCGGCCGCGTGGGTACATGCGCAAGTTTGAGCTCTGCCGTATCTGTTTCCGCAAGCTGGCCCTGGAGGGGTACCTCCCCGGGGTCACTAAGGCGAGCTGGTAGGGGGTGGCCATGACCATGACCGACCCAATTGCCGACTTTCTTACCCGCATCCGCAATGCGGTAATGGCGGGCAAGGATCGGGTGGACGTCCCGGCCTCTCGCCTCAAGCTGGAGCTCACCAAGATCCTCAAGGAGGAGGGGTTCATCCGCACCTTCAAGGTCCTGGAGGAGGGGCCGCAGGGAACCATCCGCCTTTACCTCCGTTACTCTCCTGAGGGTGAGCCGGCCATCCACGGCATTGAGCGGGTTTCTCGTCCGGGACGCCGGGTGTATATGGGTGTGGACGAGCTGCCTTCGGTGCGGAGGGGAATTGGGATTGCCGTGGTTTCCACCTCCAAGGGTCTCATGACCGACGCCCGGGCCCGCGAGCTGCGCGTGGGCGGCGAGGTCATGTGCAAGGTTTGGTAGGGGGTGGCTATGTCACGGGTAGGAAAAAAGCCAATTGAGATCCCCAAGGGGGTTGAGGTTCACGTGGGCAACGGTGTGGTGCAGGTAAAGGGGCCCAAAGGCAGCTTGCTGCAGCCGATTCCTGCCGGAATCGCGGTAACGGTGGAGGAAGGCAAGGTGGTGGTGACCCGGGCCTCCGACGAGCAACAGCTGCGGGCGCTCCACGGCACCACCCGGGCCCTTTTGGCCAACGCCATTGCCGGTGTTTCTCAGGGCTTCAAGCGGGAGCTGGACATCGTGGGTGTGGGGTACAAGGCCGAAATTAAAGGCCCCCGGGAGCTGGTGTTCACCCTGGGTTACTCGCACCCGGTGAATTTCCCGCTGCCCGAGGGCATCCAGGTGTCCTACGACGCCAAGGCCAACCGCCTCACCCTGGAGGGCATTGACAAGCACCTGGTGGGTCAGGTGGCAGCGCGGATCCGCATGCTGCGGCCACCGGATCCCTACAAGGGCAAGGGCATTAAGTACGCGGACGAGGTCTTGAAGCTTAAGGCTGGGAAGTCGGGAGCGTGAGTATGGCTCGCTACGAAGATCGTAAGTCACGCAGACGGCGAATCCACTGGCGGATTCGCAAGGTGGTCCATGGCACTCCTGAGCGGCCGCGCCTGGTGGTGTACCGCTCCTTAAACCACGTGTACGCCCAGGTGGTGGACGACGTGGCGGGGAAAACCCTGGTGGCGGCTTCCACCCTCGAGAAGGAGCTGCGGCAGGGCTTGTCCCACTGCGGCAACAAACAGGCGGCGCGTGTGGTGGGACGCGCCATTGCCGAAAGGGCCAAAGAAAAGGGCATTACAACCGTTGTTTTCGACCGGGCGGGCTTCCGCTACCACGGTGTGGTAAAGGAACTGGCTGATGCCGCTCGCGAAGCAGGTTTGCACTTTTAGGGGCGCGCTATGGAAGATCGCGAATACCAACTGATTGATCGGGTGGTACACGTCAACCGGGTGACCAAGGTCGTGAAGGGGGGCAAGAACCTCTCGTTCTCGGCACTGGTGGTGGTGGGCGACGGCAACGGCCGGGTGGGCTTTGGCACCGGCAAGGCCAGAGAAGTTCCCCAAGCCATCAAGAAAGCCACGGAACAAGCGAAGAGGGCCATGATCGAGGTACCGCGTGAGGGAACCACCATCCCCCATGAGGTCATTGGGCACTTTGGCGCGGGGAAGGTCATCCTCCGGCCCGCTTCTCCCGGTACCGGTGTCATTGCCGGGGGCACGGTTCGCGCCATCATGGAAGCGGCGGGGATCGGCGACATCCTCACCAAATCCCTGCGCTCCACCAACCCCTATAACCTGGTGCGCGCCACCTTTGCTGCCCTGGAGCAGCTCACGCCCAAGGAAAAAGCTCTGGCCCTGCGGCGTATGGAGGAAACGGCCGAGCCACCTGAAACCGAGGTGCCCAAGGGACCCATTCCGGAGGTTGAGGTATGACGCCGCGAGCGAGAAAAGAGAAAAAGCAAGGGCTTTTGCGCATCACTCAGGTGCGCAGCCGTATCGGTAACCCCAAGAAGGTGGCGGTGGTGCTGACCCGCGGCCTGGGCCTCGGGCGTATTGGAAAGTACGTCATCCTGCCTGACAACCCGTACACCCGCGGGATGATCGCCAAAGTACCGCACCTTGTGCGCGTAGAACCCTACGAGGAGTAGCCTATGGAACTCTCAAATCTCACGCCGAGAAAGGGCGCAACCAAAGACCGCAAGCGCGTGGGGCGGGGTCCGGGCTCCGGTCACGGGAAAACCGCCGGTCGTGGGCATAAGGGCGCTCTCTCCCGCTCGGGCACCCGTCGTCGCCGCAACTTTGAAGGCGGACAGATGCCGCTGGTGCGGCGCTTGCCCAAGCGCGGGTTTACCAACATCTTTGCCAAGGAAATGGCCATCGTGAACCTCGAGCAGCTGGAGCGCTTTCCAGCGGGGACCGAGGTGACCCCGGAGCTTCTGGTGGCCGAGGGCCTCGTGAAGAAGCTGGGGGATGGCGTCAAAATCCTGGCCAAAGGGCAAATTACCCGGCCCCTGGTGGTGAAGGCCCACAAGTTTTCCGCGCAAGCCAAGGCTGCCATTGAAGCCGCCGGCGGACGCTGCGAGGTGCTGGCCCCATGATCGAGAGCCTGCGCAACATCTTTGCCATTCCCGACCTGCGCAAGCGGGTCCTGTTTACCTTCCTTTTGCTGGCGGTTTACCGGTTGGGGTCGTACATTCCGGTGCCCGGCATTAACCCGGAAGCGCTGGAGGAGTTCACGCGGCAAGCCCAGGGCACCATCCTCGGGTTTTTGAACCTCTTTTCCGGTGGTGCTCTGGGGCGCATGACCGTGTTTGCCCTGGGCATCATGCCCTACATTTCCGCCTCCATCATCCTGCAGCTTTTGACGGTGGTTTGGCCTTACCTAGAGAAGCTCTCCAAGGAAGGGGAGTTGGGGCGGAAGAAGATCACCCAGTGGACCCGCTACGGGACGGTGATCCTTTCCATCATCCAGGGCTCCGGTATTGCCGTGTTTCTGGAAAAGACCACGGCCCCGGGGGGTGCGCCGTTGGTGCCTCACCCCGGTTGGGGTTTCCGTTTCCTTACGGTGCTGACCCTGGTCACCGGTACGGCCTTCGTCATGTGGCTGGGTGAGCAAATTACCGAACGGGGAGTTGGCAACGGCATCTCCCTCATCATCTTTGCGGGCATTGTGGTGGGGTTGCCCCGGGCCATTCTGAACACCCTGGAGGACATCCGCACCGGTGCCATGAGCATCTTCACCGCCGTGATCTTTATCGTCTTTGCCTTTGCGGTGGTGGCGGCCATTGTGCTCATGGAACGGGCCCAGCGCCGCATCCCGGTGCAGTACGCCAAGAGGGTGGTGGGCCGCCGCATCATGGGTGGCCAGAGCACCTACCTGCCGTTGCGCCTGAACACCGGCGGCGTGATCCCGGTGATCTTTGCCGCGTCCATCCTTTCGTTCCCTCAGACCCTTTCCCAGCTCTTCCAGCACCCATGGGTGGCCGCGGTGTCGCGGGCGCTGGCTTACGGCGAGCCTCTTTACAACCTCTTCTACGTGGCCTCCATTATCTTCTTCTGCTACTTCTACACCTCCATCATCTTCAACCCTGAGGACACCGCCGATAACCTGCGTAAGTACGGTGGCTTTATCCCCGGTGTGCGCGCCGGTCAGCCCACCGCCGATTTCATTGACCGCGTCCTCACCCGCATCACCTTCGTGGGTGCCATTTACCTGGCGCTGGTGGCCATTCTCCCGGAAATCCTCATCGTTGGCTTCAAAGTGGCGCCCATCCCCGTTATTGGGCCGTTCCTTGATTCGCTGTTGCCGCGGTGGTTCACCGAAGGTTTGGGGGTGAAGTTCTACTTTGGCGGCACCTCGCTGCTCATCGTGGTGGGTGTGGCCATGGATACCGTGGCGCAAATCGAGGCGCAACTGGTGATGCGGCACTACGAGGGCTTTGTGAAGGGTCGGCGGTTGCGGGGTCGGCGAGGCTAGGATGGTGACCCGGGCTTTGGATGTGGTGCTCTTGGGCCCGCCCGGTGCGGGTAAGGGGACGCAAGCCAAGCGTTTGGCCGCCACCTTCAACCTTCTGCACATCTCCACCGGTGACCTGTTGCGGGAGGAAGTGGGCAAGGGCAGCGAGTTGGGCCAGCAAGCGGCGAGCTACATGCAAAAGGGCGAGCTGGTCCCCGATGATCTGGTGGCGAAAATGCTGGTCACCCGCCTGCACAGCCAGCAGGGCTTGGCGGGTTGTGTGTTTGACGGCTACCCCCGGACCCGGGCGCAAGCTGAGCTTTTGGACGGGCTTCTGGCGGAACTGGGGCGCCGGGTGGACGTGGCGGTGTACCTGGAGGTTCCCGACGACGAGGTGGTGGCGAGGCTGGGCGGGCGTCGTTCCTGCCCCTCCTGCGGTGCGGTGTACCACCTGCGCACCCAGCCTCCGGCCCGGGATGGGGTTTGCGATGTGTGCGGCAGCCAGCTGGTGGTGCGGGAGGACGATAAGGAGGAGGTCATCCGCCAGCGGCTGGCCGTCTACCGCACCCACACCGAACCGCTTCTGGAGCTCTACGGTGGGCGTGGGGTGCTGGCCAGGGTTCCCGGCCAGGGCACACCTGAGGAGGTGTTCCTGCGGCTTGCCGACGCCGTGCGGGGAGGGCGCGAGCGTTGATGGTCCTCAAGACCCGGGCGGAGCTGGCGGTGATGCACAAGGCCAACGCTTTAGTGCAGGAAACCCTGCGCATGCTTGCCGATCACGTGCGCCCCGGGGTTTCCACCGCCGAGCTTGACCGGCTGGCCGAGGACTTCATCCTCGCCAAGGGCGCCAAGCCCGCATTCAAGGGGTACCACGGCTATCCCGCTACCCTCTGCACCTCGGTGAACGACGTGATCGTCCACGGGATTCCGTCCGAGCGTTGCATCCTCAAGGAGGGGGACATCATTTCCCTGGACTGCGGGGTAGTGGTGGATGGGTTTTACGGCGATGGGGCGGTCACTTTGCCGGTGGGGAAGATCTCCCCAGAGGCCCAGCGCCTCCTGCAGGTCACCCGCGAGTGCCTGGAGCTGGCGGTGAAGGAAGCTCGCCCCGGACGGCGGCTGGGCGATGTGTCGGCAGCCATCCAGAGGCACGCCGAGGAGGCAGGTTTCTCCGTGGTCCGGGAGTTCGTGGGCCACGGCATTGGGCGCTCGCTCCACGAGGACCCGCAGGTTTGCAATTACGGAGTCCCCGGTACGGGGCCCGAGCTGAGACCCGGTTTGGTACTGGCCATCGAGCCCATGGTCAACGAAGGTAGCCCCCATGTGCGCGTGGACGCCGATGGCTGGACAGCGCGCACGGAAGACGGTAAACTTTCCGCCCATTTTGAGTACTCCGTGGCCGTCACGGAAAACGGCCCCTGGGTGCTCGGAGTGGAAGGGTAAGGAGTGGGGATGGCGAAAGAGGAGGCCATCGAGGTCATGGCCACCGTTGTGGAAGCCTTGCCCAACGCGGTGTTCCGCGTTGAGCTGGAAAATGGTCACACGGTGCTCGCCCACATTTCTGGGAAAATGCGGAAGCACTTCATCCGCATTCTCCCTGGGGACAAGGTGCTGGTGGAGCTTTCACCGTACGACCTGACCCGCGGGCGCATCGTGTACCGCTACCGGTGAGGAGAGGGGTATGAAAGTTCGTTCGTCGGTTCGTCGGATTTGCGCGAAATGCAAGATCGTCCGTCGCAAAGGGGTCATTCGCGTGATTTGCGAAAACCCCAAGCACAAGCAACGGCAGGGTTAAGGGAGGAAGACTGTGGCCCGCATTGTTGGTGTTGATTTGCCGCCAAACAAGCACGTGGAGATCGGCCTCACCTACATCTACGGCATTGGCCGTTCGCTGGCCAAGAAGATCCTGGCCAAGGCCGGTGTGGACGGGATGGTCAAGTGCAAGGACCTCTCCGAAGATGAGGTGCGCCGCATTGCCCGGGTCATCCAGGAAGAGGACATCAAGGTTGAGGGTGACCTGCGCAAGGAAATAGCCATGAACATCAAGCGCCTCATGGAAATCGGCTGCTACCGTGGGGTGCGGCACCGGCGGGGTTTGCCGGTTCGGGGCCAGCGCACGCATACCAACGCCCGCACCCGTAAGGGCCCGCGGCGGGCAACGGTGGCCAAGAAGAAGAAGGTAGCCAAGTGAGGAGGGTGAAGTAACCATGGCAAAAACGCAAGGAGCAAAAAAGCCCCGGCGGCGTGAAAAGAAAAACGTGCCTCATGCGGTGGCCCACATTCAGGCCACCTTCAACAACACCATCGTGACCATCACCGACCCTTCGGGGAACACCATTTGCTGGAGCTCGGCCGGGCGCATTGGTTACAAGGGATCCCGCAAGGGCACCCCCTACGCCGCGCAGCTGGCGGCCCGCAACGCCGCCGAGCAAGCGCAGGAGCACGGGGTGCGGTCGGTGGACGTGCACATCAAGGGCCCCGGGGCCGGACGGGAATCGGCCATTCGGGC
Encoded here:
- the rplN gene encoding 50S ribosomal protein L14, with translation MIQMRTMLNVADNSGAKKLMAIRHLGGSSVGRYAKLGDIVVCSVKEAAPDSDIKKGSVVKAVIVRMRRTHRRKDGSYIRFDDNAAVLINNQREPIGTRVFGPVARELRERRFMKIVSLAPEVL
- the rplX gene encoding 50S ribosomal protein L24, producing MGGFKIKKGDQVLVIAGKDRGKKGKVLRVDRQRGRVVVEHVNMIKRHTRPNPRAGVQGGIVEREAPIHISNVMVISPDSGRPSRVGIKVLEDGRRVRYAKVDGAILDQ
- the rplE gene encoding 50S ribosomal protein L5, encoding MARLKEKYEKEVVPKLVAEFGIKNPMAVPRIVKVVCNIGIGEASRQPKLMEQALEELAAITGQKPVVRKARKSIAQFKLRVGMQVGCMVTLRRERMYEFLDRLLNIALPRVRDFRGLSPRGFDGRGNYTLGIKDHLIFPEVDYTKVERPKGMNVTVVTTAETDDQARFLLAELGFPFAKS
- a CDS encoding type Z 30S ribosomal protein S14; translation: MARTCFFAKAARKPKFKVRHRNRCKLCGRPRGYMRKFELCRICFRKLALEGYLPGVTKASW
- the rpsH gene encoding 30S ribosomal protein S8; its protein translation is MTMTDPIADFLTRIRNAVMAGKDRVDVPASRLKLELTKILKEEGFIRTFKVLEEGPQGTIRLYLRYSPEGEPAIHGIERVSRPGRRVYMGVDELPSVRRGIGIAVVSTSKGLMTDARARELRVGGEVMCKVW
- the rplF gene encoding 50S ribosomal protein L6, encoding MSRVGKKPIEIPKGVEVHVGNGVVQVKGPKGSLLQPIPAGIAVTVEEGKVVVTRASDEQQLRALHGTTRALLANAIAGVSQGFKRELDIVGVGYKAEIKGPRELVFTLGYSHPVNFPLPEGIQVSYDAKANRLTLEGIDKHLVGQVAARIRMLRPPDPYKGKGIKYADEVLKLKAGKSGA
- the rplR gene encoding 50S ribosomal protein L18: MARYEDRKSRRRRIHWRIRKVVHGTPERPRLVVYRSLNHVYAQVVDDVAGKTLVAASTLEKELRQGLSHCGNKQAARVVGRAIAERAKEKGITTVVFDRAGFRYHGVVKELADAAREAGLHF
- the rpsE gene encoding 30S ribosomal protein S5; its protein translation is MEDREYQLIDRVVHVNRVTKVVKGGKNLSFSALVVVGDGNGRVGFGTGKAREVPQAIKKATEQAKRAMIEVPREGTTIPHEVIGHFGAGKVILRPASPGTGVIAGGTVRAIMEAAGIGDILTKSLRSTNPYNLVRATFAALEQLTPKEKALALRRMEETAEPPETEVPKGPIPEVEV
- the rpmD gene encoding 50S ribosomal protein L30; translation: MTPRARKEKKQGLLRITQVRSRIGNPKKVAVVLTRGLGLGRIGKYVILPDNPYTRGMIAKVPHLVRVEPYEE
- the rplO gene encoding 50S ribosomal protein L15 gives rise to the protein MELSNLTPRKGATKDRKRVGRGPGSGHGKTAGRGHKGALSRSGTRRRRNFEGGQMPLVRRLPKRGFTNIFAKEMAIVNLEQLERFPAGTEVTPELLVAEGLVKKLGDGVKILAKGQITRPLVVKAHKFSAQAKAAIEAAGGRCEVLAP
- the secY gene encoding preprotein translocase subunit SecY, with translation MIESLRNIFAIPDLRKRVLFTFLLLAVYRLGSYIPVPGINPEALEEFTRQAQGTILGFLNLFSGGALGRMTVFALGIMPYISASIILQLLTVVWPYLEKLSKEGELGRKKITQWTRYGTVILSIIQGSGIAVFLEKTTAPGGAPLVPHPGWGFRFLTVLTLVTGTAFVMWLGEQITERGVGNGISLIIFAGIVVGLPRAILNTLEDIRTGAMSIFTAVIFIVFAFAVVAAIVLMERAQRRIPVQYAKRVVGRRIMGGQSTYLPLRLNTGGVIPVIFAASILSFPQTLSQLFQHPWVAAVSRALAYGEPLYNLFYVASIIFFCYFYTSIIFNPEDTADNLRKYGGFIPGVRAGQPTADFIDRVLTRITFVGAIYLALVAILPEILIVGFKVAPIPVIGPFLDSLLPRWFTEGLGVKFYFGGTSLLIVVGVAMDTVAQIEAQLVMRHYEGFVKGRRLRGRRG